The DNA sequence TGGCTGCTGGTATCCACAATTCTTTTCATCATGCTTTCTTGGGGGAAAAACTTCATGGGCTTCACCATGCTGTTTTTCGATTATTTCCCGATGTACAACAAGTTTCGGGCTGTCTCCATGATGCTGGTCATCGCCGAACTTACCATGCCAATCATGGCAATGTTGGCTTTGAAGAAAATCATGGACGCCGATGCTAAAACCGTATTGAAGGAAAACCTCGCCAAAAAGGTGTTGATCGCTGCCGGGATCACCGGTGGAATTGCTTTGCTATTCGGTCTTTTCGCGACCTCATTCTTTTCCTTCACCAAGGAGAATGATGTATTCGGGGCTTCTGGCCCCCTCTTGGATCTGGCAATGGACTTCCGGAAGGATATGTTCGTTTCGGATGCCTTCCGTTCGTTTGGATTTATTGCTGCCGCTGCAGGATTGATTTGGGCTTATCTGACCGGCAAGGTCAAACCTCAGCTCGTTTACGCTGGATTGGCAGTCTTGATTTTGGTAGACATGATTCCTGTGAACATGCGCTATCTCAATGACCATTCCTACAAATCCAAACGGGCGTACGAGGCGACCTTCAATCCGACTCCAGCCAATCAGGCCATTCTTCAGGATAATGATCCGAACTTCCGGGTACTCAACATTTCATCGAATACCTTTAATGATGCGATGACTTCATACTTCCACAAATCTATCGGTGGATATCATGCCGCCAAGCTAGGAAGGTACAATGATGTCATTCAGCGTCATCTGGCTCGTGAAATGGGGCAATTGCAGGGATCTTTCCAAGCGATTCAGGCGAATCCTTCCGATTCGACAATCCGAGCAGAGATGTCCAAGCTCAAGGTATTGAACATGCTCAATATGAAATACCTGATCTTGAATCCCAATGGCGCACCTTTCCAAAACCCCGTGCCAATGGGCAACGCATGGTTTGTGGACAATGTGCAGTGGGTCAATAGCCCTGACGAAGAAATTGCTGCGCTTGGTTCGCCGCGAGTTTCTTTCTACAATACTGCCATTGTGGATCAGGCTTATGATGGAGGTGCTTTCAAGCAGCAATTGGAAGGAGTGAATCCTTCGAAGGGTACTATCCGATTGACGGAGTTCAAGCCCAATCACATCACCTACCAAACTCAAAATGCCGGCGAAGGAATTGCCATCTTCTCAGAGGTGTACTACAATTCTGGCAAAGGCTGGAATGCATACATTGATGGTGAGCTTGTGCCACACTTTAGAGCCAACTACATTTTGCGAGGCTTGCGCATTCCTGCTGGATCTCATCAAGTTGAGTTTAAGTTTGAACCTAAATCCTATTTCATGGGAGAAACGCTCGACTTGATCTTCTCAATCCTCCTGATGTTGGGCCTCTTTGGCGTGATATTCATCAGCTATCGAAACAGGTCCAAGGAGTAAGACCTGCCTGTCGACCTAAGAATCCCCACTCGTTTTGGCGAGTGGGGATTTTTTGTATGGGACGAAGTGACCAAAATCAATGCCTGTCCTGATGGTCAACAATCCAGAATTGGCCAACAGGTACGACTTTAGGGGTATCACAGGGGGACCTTAGAGCTTGCTGGAAAGCGGTGGGTCCAGCTGGGTGTTGAAAACCAATTAATCCCCATCATGAAGAAGATTTTTGTTCCTACCGATTTTTCCACTTGTGCATATTACGCATCTGATGTAGCGATGGCGCTCGCAGACAAGGTGCTGGCTGAGGTTCACTTCTACACGAGAGTGGATGTTCATCCTCTTTGGGATGGGATGTCTCCCAATGCACGCAAAGATTTTCCTGAATCTTTTTCGAAGATCCAGGAGGTGAAATCTCACTTTCGGGATCTCCGTGAAAGATACAAGGACTCCAAGGTGAGGATTGTGACCACCTATTCTCATGGAGATATGATGGGGGTCATCAATCGATACGTGGACAAAGAGGATGTCTTCATGGTTGTGATGGGAAGTAGTGGTTCCTCTGGACTCAAAGAGGTGATTCTGGGTTCCAATGCCCAGAAAGTTGTCAAGAATGCTTCTTGTCCCGTCATGGTGATCAAGCACCCACCGCTCAACATGGATTTCAAAAACATCGTGTTCGCTTCTGACTTTCGTCCCGAGGCAAAGGAATCCTTCAAGCAGTTGATTGAGTTTGCAGCCCCTTTCGGAGCGCATATCCACCTGCTGTACATCGAGGCGCCGTCTTCCTTCAACGATGCAGAGGCTGATCAGCGAGGCAATATGGATGAGTTCGAGCGTATGTGCTGGAAGCTTCCATGTACCAAGCATACGTTTGGAGATCTCAATATCGAGATGGGAATCACCCATTTTGCGACCGATACACAAGCTGACCTAATTGCTGTTTGCAATTATGGCCGACCAGCTTTGCAGAAAATATTCACAGGCAGCATTACTGAGGCATTGGTGAATCACCTCGAATTGCCTGTCCTGACCATGAATACCAGAGCAACCAATTCTTGGGTCCAATTGACAGAAGAGGACTTGCAAGCATAGGCTTATCCGCCAGTACACATGTGAATCATCTAGAGGCTTCCTGATTTTGGGAAGCCTCTTTGGGTTTTGGGGATAGCCAAAGAAAGGTAAGGCTGAATTACATCCCTCATCCCTGAAGGGGTGCGGCTGGTATGGGGCGGTGTGAGGCACCTGGAGGATTCAGTCGATGAGGAAAAGCGTGCGAGATAAGAATCAGTTTGCCGAGATAAAACAGAATGCCTGATGATAGAATGATGATCATCGACCGAGCGAACAGCGAGTCCGGAAGACGCCGACTCGGCGACCAAGATTACTAGAGGGGCACGTTTGGCTTGCACGCCGAGGCACACCCATCTGGAGAAACCCCAAATGAAAAAGCCCCACCCAAAATTTGGGCAGGGAATGATTTTATTTCGACACGTTCAAACCTAGCTTCTATCTCCAAACAAGATCCAGCAAATCGGTCCTAGGACTGGGAAAAAGAAGATCCCGAGTGTCCAGAGAATTTTCGCGGATGTGGACTGCGGTGAACGCCAGACGTAGATAAGGGCTCCGATGGTGATCAAAAACCACACAACCCCGATGATGAACTTGAACATAATGTGGTTATTTTTCCCAGAATGAACGCCAGTAACCAAGGAGGTTGGAATTCCTACTGGGGAGAGTTGCGATAAACGGAGTTGCGCAATCCCTTTTCAGCCCTTAATTTCTGACTTGAAATTTAATAAAGAAACTCGCTTTCATGCTCCACACCATAGATTTGCAGTTTTTCGTCGACCACGCCATTGCCGCATTTGTGGTCGAGACTTCCGCGGGACCTGTCTTGATCGAGAGTGGTCCTCATTCGGTCTTTCCGCATCTGAAGGACAGACTTGGAGAGTTGGGCTATCAGCCATCCGACATCAAGCATGTGTTGCTTACTCATATCCATTTTGATCATGCTGGCGCAGCCTGGGCGTTTGCCAAAGAAGGGGCTACCACATACGTTCATCCCAAAGGATACAAGCATCTACACGATCCAGAGAAGCTCTACAACTCTGCCAAGCGCATCTACGGCGACCAAATGGAGCATTTGTGGGGTCTGATGGAAGGTATTCCTGAATCTCAGCTCGTCGCTGTGGAAGATGAGCAAACGCTGGAAATTGGAGATACGAAATTCAAGGCTTGGTTCACGCCCGGTCATGCCAGCCATCATATCGCCTGGCAGTGGGGCGATCAATTGTTTACTGGGGATGTAGCGGGCTGCAAAATTGAGGGAGGTCCCATCTCACCACCCTGCCCGCCGCCTGATATCGACATTGAAGCTTGGATGAGTTCCATTCAACGGATTCGAGATTTGGCTCCCAAAACCCTGCATCTGACGCATTTTGGGGAAATTCATGATGTGGAAGGGCACCTGAATGGGCTGGTGAAAATCTTGGAAGATTGGAAGGCTTGGATGAAGACCCCTTTTGAAGCAGGCAAATCTGTCCCTGAGATCGTCCCAGAATTCAAGGCTTATGCTGCCGCACAATTGAAGGAGGCGGGACTGGATGATCAAGCAATCGCCCGGTATGAAGCCGCCAATCCCGCTTGGATGAGCGTGGCGGGTTTGATGCGATACTGGAAGAAAAAAACAGAGGCTGAAGCTACTCTGTAGCATGGGTGGCAGCGTGGGTAATTTCCAATTCCTGCTTTTTCAGGAGAATGCCTAGCTGCTTTCGCATGAGCGCAATCCACTCCCCTTTTTGGAGCTCAGAGAGCGGTTCTGCTTGAGGTTGTTTGA is a window from the Pontibacter sp. G13 genome containing:
- a CDS encoding YfhO family protein, with protein sequence MENPRKSLLASINWRSIIPHVAIILGFFLVVVAYFSPLIFENKVVDQHDIVQYQGMAKESVDFREQTGEEPLWVSTLFSGMPAFQTSIHFPNNWFTKINLFLWAGLPRPANYVFLYFIGFYFLMGTMGFNPWQSGIGALAFALSSYFFIILDAGHTSKANAIAYMAPIIGGILMTYKGKYLVGGIVTALALALELTVNHFQITYYLAITIGILAIAFFVDATVKQQLPNFFKASAILIFAAILGVGPNLGRLITTYEYSEMTMRGPSELSTGGKQESGLDPEYALRWSYGKMETFTLLIPNFNGGGSAVQVPKNSETYKTLKQYAAQNPQVGQLVDGFPAYWGPQGSTSGPVYIGAIICFLFVLSLLVVRGPVFWWLLVSTILFIMLSWGKNFMGFTMLFFDYFPMYNKFRAVSMMLVIAELTMPIMAMLALKKIMDADAKTVLKENLAKKVLIAAGITGGIALLFGLFATSFFSFTKENDVFGASGPLLDLAMDFRKDMFVSDAFRSFGFIAAAAGLIWAYLTGKVKPQLVYAGLAVLILVDMIPVNMRYLNDHSYKSKRAYEATFNPTPANQAILQDNDPNFRVLNISSNTFNDAMTSYFHKSIGGYHAAKLGRYNDVIQRHLAREMGQLQGSFQAIQANPSDSTIRAEMSKLKVLNMLNMKYLILNPNGAPFQNPVPMGNAWFVDNVQWVNSPDEEIAALGSPRVSFYNTAIVDQAYDGGAFKQQLEGVNPSKGTIRLTEFKPNHITYQTQNAGEGIAIFSEVYYNSGKGWNAYIDGELVPHFRANYILRGLRIPAGSHQVEFKFEPKSYFMGETLDLIFSILLMLGLFGVIFISYRNRSKE
- a CDS encoding universal stress protein, producing MKKIFVPTDFSTCAYYASDVAMALADKVLAEVHFYTRVDVHPLWDGMSPNARKDFPESFSKIQEVKSHFRDLRERYKDSKVRIVTTYSHGDMMGVINRYVDKEDVFMVVMGSSGSSGLKEVILGSNAQKVVKNASCPVMVIKHPPLNMDFKNIVFASDFRPEAKESFKQLIEFAAPFGAHIHLLYIEAPSSFNDAEADQRGNMDEFERMCWKLPCTKHTFGDLNIEMGITHFATDTQADLIAVCNYGRPALQKIFTGSITEALVNHLELPVLTMNTRATNSWVQLTEEDLQA
- a CDS encoding PLDc N-terminal domain-containing protein — encoded protein: MFKFIIGVVWFLITIGALIYVWRSPQSTSAKILWTLGIFFFPVLGPICWILFGDRS
- a CDS encoding MBL fold metallo-hydrolase codes for the protein MLHTIDLQFFVDHAIAAFVVETSAGPVLIESGPHSVFPHLKDRLGELGYQPSDIKHVLLTHIHFDHAGAAWAFAKEGATTYVHPKGYKHLHDPEKLYNSAKRIYGDQMEHLWGLMEGIPESQLVAVEDEQTLEIGDTKFKAWFTPGHASHHIAWQWGDQLFTGDVAGCKIEGGPISPPCPPPDIDIEAWMSSIQRIRDLAPKTLHLTHFGEIHDVEGHLNGLVKILEDWKAWMKTPFEAGKSVPEIVPEFKAYAAAQLKEAGLDDQAIARYEAANPAWMSVAGLMRYWKKKTEAEATL